Proteins encoded within one genomic window of Humulus lupulus chromosome 1, drHumLupu1.1, whole genome shotgun sequence:
- the LOC133828118 gene encoding uncharacterized protein LOC133828118 — translation MVKTHGASSKKTPASQSRKVPSPSPPPSVSMAPPSVIAPATSVGKTSKSKVRKKVFSLSTEHPMVFPDITANIVDVAPPSEVVVPSRAKNLSPLPIESSLTARAKSKSVSSSSKAAAAAGLLKLPMKPSQSKKNYVAPKRKFGLDSSSFRLTAANKRLKAHPPSPSSSESDPEEAKSKSEAIHDTTLSEESVLDNAESVILFYNAESDEPEQEDIFFFEQEVESDMEPVATPLSSKAKGKRPISDSTPSPKLSGSLVKFTGFVDRIVKEFYANLTNEIIEPKSPLYCKVFVRGHWFSFSPQDIAHALHLPLDVEDDDDPASLDKDAAITELVGQKMVCPSNTVISVTNLTYTYVVLHKFATTNWKPTSHTATISFDMASFLYNVGTGIDINLAIYQIIGFQKEDLVAPTTAASYKAYAPPTEATDAPSTRKSSPNL, via the exons ATGGTGAAAACTCATGGAGCTTCCTCTAAGAAGACCCCTGCTTCTCAATCCAGAAAGGTGCCCTCTCCATCGCCTCCTCCATCTGTGTCAATGGCGCCTCCATCTGTTATAGCGCCAGCCACATCTGTTGGGAAAACTTCCAAATCCAAAGTGCGCAAGAAGGTGTTCTCCCTCTCTACTGAACACCCCATGGTGTTTCCAGATATCACAGCTAATATTGTCGACGTTGCACCACCATCTGAAGTGGTGGTGCCCTCTCGAGCCAAGAACCTATCTCCTCTTCCGATTGAATCATCTCTGACGGCTAGGGCAAAATCAAAATCTGTTTCATCCTCTTCcaaagctgctgctgctgctgggtTACTCAAGCTGCCCATGAAGCCGAGCCAGTCCAAGAAAAATTATGTGGCTCCAAAAAGAAAATTCGGGTTGGACTCGTCTTCTTTCCGCTTGACTGCTGCCAATAAAAGATTGAAGGCTCATCCCCCTTCTCCGTCTTCCTCCGAATCTGACCCTGAGGAAGCAAAATCTAAGTCTGAAGCAATCCATGATACCACCTTATCTGAGGAATCTGTTCTTGACAATGCGgaatctgttatattattttataat gctgagtctgatgAGCCAGAACAAGAAGACATTTTCTTCTTTGAACAAGAAGTCGAATCTGACATGGAGCCAGTTGCAACTCCTTTGTCATCCAAGGCTAAAGGCAAGAGACCTATTTCTGATTCTACACCATCTCCAAAACTTTCAG GTTCTTTGGTTAAATTTACtggttttgtggatagaatagtcaaggaattctatgccaatcttACTAATGAAATTATTGAACCTAAATCTCCTCTGTATTGTAAAGTGTTTGTTAGGGGCCATTGGTTCTCTTTTTCTCCACAAGATATTGCCCATGCTTTGCATCTTCCTCTTGATGTTGAGGATGATGATGATCCTGCCTCTCTTGACAAGGATGCGGCTATCACTGAATTAGTAGGGCAAAAAATGGTATGTCCATCTAATACAGTCATCTCGGTCACTAATCTCACCTACACTTATGTTGTTCTCCATAAGTTTGCCACAACGAATTGGAAACCAACTTCTCACACCGCAACTATCTCCTTTGACATGGCCTCTTTTTTGTACAATGTGGGGACCGGAATTGATATAAACTTGGCAATATATCAAATCATTGGATTTCAAAAAG AAGATTTGGTGGCTCCCACTACTGCTGCTTCCTACAAGGCCTATGCTCCACCTACTGAAGCCACTGATGCTCCATCAACCAGAAAGTCAAGCCCCAATCTCTGA